AAATATCTAGTGTTGTTGTTGTATTACAACCCGATTGAGGGTCTGTAACACTAACAAAAACAGTATCCATCGGAGTATCATTAACATACGGCATTGGTATAGGGTTTGCGTTATTATCAGCTTCATTTTGAGTATAGTGATAGGTAACGACAAGATTTGATTGCCCATTGGTTATGATATCATTACTTTCATTGAGGTCTATAGTTGTAAAACCATCAATAACTTGATCGTCACAAACTTCGACTAATGGTGGTTGTATTACTTCGGGTCTTGGATTTACAATAAGCTGAAAATCGTTGATTGCTAAACAACCTGTATCTATATCCACTATGCGAACATATATTAATTGCGGACTTACGGCATTTTCATAATTACCTGTTATAGGATTTAGATTGTTTTGAGCATCTGGTAATGAAGTGTGATAAGTTACACTGTAATTACCAGGAACAACAGAGTTTATAGCTTGTCCGTTCTTAGAGTTCAGATTAAAAATTTCTACACCATCATTGGTTGGGTCATCGCAAACCTCAAAATCCGTCATTGGTGTAGTACTTTGCGTAGTGCTAAGGTCAACAGTAATTTCGTCTTCTATAGTACAAAAACCACTTCCTAAAGGTATATTTATAACGACAGTATAGCTACCGCTTTCTACAACTTCGTATTGTGGTTGATTTGCACCAGCAATCAGATTTCCGTCCAAATACCATTCGTATTGAGCTTCACTATTATTTAAATCGCCGTCTAGAGTAACACTTTCTGCACATGTCGAAAAATCATTACCTAAATCAATTGTTGGAGTGAAACTATTGGCTTCTATGAAGACAGCAGAGTCGTAATTTTCATCTGTTTGATCGGCAATAACTAGTTTGATGTTGTAGGGTACATTTGGTAAAATATTTGCAGTCGCCGTAAGAACTGTAGTGCGACCGTTGTAATTAGTATCACCTACATTATAACCTTCAAAATATTGACTGTTTTGTGCGCCACAAAAACCTTCTATATCTGGACGTATGGTAGTTGTGTTTACAGGAGTGTTTGTGCCTGGGATTATAGCGATGTTAGTGTAAGGGTTTGAAGTACCTGCTTCTCTTATTAAAAATGCAAATCCGTCAGAGTATTGACAAGGAAAATTAGCGAAATATTCTTCTGATGCTAATATATAGTTGAATTGTAGAAGATTTGAAGTAGATGTAAAGTCAAACTCTATGGTTGTTGCGTTTAAAGTTTCATTAATTCCAAGTGTACTTTCAAGGTCGTTATCTGTTCCCCATGCATTTTCACCTTCGTTAAGTACTTCTGTATTTTCCGTATTTCCAGCAGATAAGGCATTACCAGTGGTTAATATCATACCATTTGCAAAAGGAAAGTTTGATGTACCTCTTTGGAAGAATCCAAAACTTCCTAAACCAACAGAGCTACCGTTCACAGGCGAGCTTATATTTGTGATTTCGATACAGTCTTCAGCTAAAGCATTTTGTACAAGCTCTTCAGCAGATAACGAATTATCTACAGATATTTGCTGTGCAAAGCCGATGCTTACAGAGAACAATACGATTATAAGAAATATGTGCCTAATACTTTTAATCATCAAAAACTAATCGGGTTAGTACTTATATAACACGCTTGCAGCATATTACGGAGTCAAAAGTACTAAAAATTAGATGAAAAGCAAAAAAAATCGATGAAATACACAATTAATAATTAATATACACCCAACCCATCACTGGTTTATAGTTTATATCATTGAGATTTAAAACATAATAATAGGTACCAACAGGGACTAAATTTCCATTATTAATTCCTCTATTAGAATAGCCAGTCCAGGCTTTGTTATCATTACCTTCAAAGATTAAATTACCCAAGCGACTATATATTTTAAGTTCGTGATTGGTAAATATGTCATAAAGACCTTGAATATTAAACCAGTCATTTATGGTATCATTATTTGGTGAAAATCCTTGAGGAATTGTAGGAGGACAATTCTCTATATTAAGTTGAAATTGAAAAATTTCATAACAAATATCCTTTTCTAATCTAACATAAACAGTTTGAGGATTTGATGTATTCGTATAATTTTCTGCATCCAAAATTGGATTTGTATTAGTTTGTAAATCAGTTAAATTTTCAAAAAAATTAAAGTCTGCACTTGAGAATTCTTCCAAATCATCAATGGCTAATGATAAATCAAATTTCCCTTTTTCAAAGCCTAAATTACAAGATAATAGCGATGGTAAAGTCACAGTCTCCGGAATAATTAAAAGAGATATGTTTTCTGACGTAGCGTTATTATTTTCATTAGTTTCAGTAATTATACCGTTTGATGTGCCATCATCATCTACAATTATAGTAAGTATAAAGTCATCTGGTATTTCTTCAGGTATTGTTAAGCTAATAGAATCAGTTTCAGTTCCATTGATAGGAATATCAGTCGTAGTTTGCGATTGACCCACAAGTATATCATTTGCATAAAATGCTATAGGTGTGTTTTGTGGTAATACACCAGTACTATTAACGTTGCTGATTGTATAATCTATAGCAACCAATCGGCTATCACATTCTAAATTTATAGTATCAATTTCTATTGTGGCATCTGGTAATTGGCTATTTAACACAGTAATAATATTGTTAATCATTACAAAGTCTTGACCTGATGTTAGGCTAATAGTAGCTGAGGTATCTCCAATAGCAATATTGTCCTGAATATTATAGACATCAATATCCATATTAAATAGATTGGTAGCACCTGTAAAGCTATTAGTGCCATTAAAGGCATTATTTGTTGGGTTTAATGGTGGGTTACCAATGAGATTTCCATTAATAGTTAGCTGCTCATTAACTGCAAGAGCACGATCACCTTCCCAAGCGATAAAACCAATTTTGGCATTATCATTATCCAAAACATTAAGATTGTCCAAGGTTACTGTAAGAGATTCAGGAACACTTTGTAGTCCGTCATAAATATTAAGTTGATTTAGAGGTAGTGAAGCGTCTTCATAAATAACAGTTATGGCCCAACCCCCAAAATTTGTACCTGAAGGACAAAAAGGTCCTATAATTGAAGAAATATCAAATTCCGAAATGGTATATGTCGTACTTCCTTGTTCTGTAATAATATCGGTTACATCTGCAAATGCAGCAAAAAAGACTCTTGTTTCATCTAGAGAATCACTAAAGGTACGCTCTGCAGAAACTTCAATACCATTAAGTAAAATATTAGTATCTCCTGTTCCTGAACCTGCCCAATATAAGTAAGCGACAATAACAGTTTGATTAGTATCTAGTTGTAAGTCAGCCGAAGAACTTGCAAGTATATCACATAAACCTAGGCTTCCGTTTTCAGAAATATTAAGTGTATTTCCAATAGCTGTATAATCGTAGCGTCCATTTAGCTGATTAAATAAGCTGATGTCTTGCGCATAACCTATTGATGCGAAAAAAAATAGACATATATAGCTT
This DNA window, taken from Winogradskyella sp. PC-19, encodes the following:
- a CDS encoding gliding motility-associated C-terminal domain-containing protein encodes the protein MRYKIISYICLFFFASIGYAQDISLFNQLNGRYDYTAIGNTLNISENGSLGLCDILASSSADLQLDTNQTVIVAYLYWAGSGTGDTNILLNGIEVSAERTFSDSLDETRVFFAAFADVTDIITEQGSTTYTISEFDISSIIGPFCPSGTNFGGWAITVIYEDASLPLNQLNIYDGLQSVPESLTVTLDNLNVLDNDNAKIGFIAWEGDRALAVNEQLTINGNLIGNPPLNPTNNAFNGTNSFTGATNLFNMDIDVYNIQDNIAIGDTSATISLTSGQDFVMINNIITVLNSQLPDATIEIDTINLECDSRLVAIDYTISNVNSTGVLPQNTPIAFYANDILVGQSQTTTDIPINGTETDSISLTIPEEIPDDFILTIIVDDDGTSNGIITETNENNNATSENISLLIIPETVTLPSLLSCNLGFEKGKFDLSLAIDDLEEFSSADFNFFENLTDLQTNTNPILDAENYTNTSNPQTVYVRLEKDICYEIFQFQLNIENCPPTIPQGFSPNNDTINDWFNIQGLYDIFTNHELKIYSRLGNLIFEGNDNKAWTGYSNRGINNGNLVPVGTYYYVLNLNDINYKPVMGWVYINY